One Leptospira wolbachii serovar Codice str. CDC genomic region harbors:
- a CDS encoding heme-binding domain-containing protein: MKRIFLILLGVFLILQFFPIARTNPPVTSEIQTTAEIKEVLKRSCYDCHSNETVWPTYSYLFPASLLISHHVEEGREELNFSEFGLLAERKQNKKIYEVWEQVDEGEMPPRDYLLLHPSAKLSDKDKEVLKAWADLYNKESE, translated from the coding sequence GTGAAACGAATTTTCCTTATCTTACTGGGAGTTTTTCTCATACTCCAGTTTTTTCCCATTGCAAGAACCAATCCACCCGTCACTTCGGAAATCCAAACCACTGCGGAAATCAAAGAAGTCCTCAAACGGAGTTGTTATGACTGCCATTCGAATGAAACGGTTTGGCCTACTTACTCCTATCTTTTTCCGGCTTCCCTCCTGATTTCACACCATGTAGAAGAAGGAAGAGAGGAATTGAATTTTTCTGAATTTGGACTTCTTGCTGAAAGAAAACAAAACAAAAAAATATACGAAGTTTGGGAACAAGTCGACGAAGGCGAGATGCCACCTAGAGATTATCTTTTATTGCATCCTAGTGCCAAGTTATCCGACAAGGACAAAGAGGTTTTGAAAGCTTGGGCGGATTTGTATAACAAGGAATCTGAATGA
- a CDS encoding NfeD family protein: MDFIFANSPYVWIFLGITLLFSEFLLPGTFVMFLGIGAIFTGILARLVPMEFYSQVVVWVVSSLVSILIGGTAVRRFFKSESSVDPFIQDDFLNQIVPVETDILVQRHGGKVRFQGTLWDAISKDSKIPKGNFVRILSRENLTFTVERVDS; the protein is encoded by the coding sequence TTGGATTTTATTTTTGCAAACTCACCCTATGTATGGATTTTCCTTGGAATCACATTACTTTTTTCCGAATTCCTTTTACCAGGAACCTTTGTCATGTTTTTAGGAATTGGAGCCATATTTACGGGAATTTTAGCTCGTTTGGTTCCGATGGAATTTTACTCTCAAGTAGTGGTTTGGGTGGTATCTAGCCTTGTTTCCATCCTTATAGGTGGGACTGCTGTCAGACGTTTTTTTAAATCAGAATCATCGGTAGATCCTTTTATCCAGGATGATTTTCTGAACCAAATAGTTCCGGTAGAAACAGATATCTTAGTCCAAAGGCACGGGGGAAAAGTCCGCTTCCAAGGAACTCTTTGGGACGCCATCTCTAAGGATTCTAAAATCCCTAAAGGAAACTTTGTCAGAATTCTTTCCAGGGAAAATCTTACCTTTACTGTGGAACGTGTGGATTCATAA
- a CDS encoding SPFH domain-containing protein, translated as MGATVIVVFLAIVYIIKKTIIIVPEQSVYVKERLGVLNGVLKSGFYFMIPFVDQIRYRQNLKEQTIDIDPQVCITKDNVSVEVDGVLYLKVVDGEKASYGIDNFMLATTQLAQTTLRSEIGKLIFDNLLSERDEINGRVVSNIDRATDPWGIKVTRYEIRNITPPKQILLEMENQMKSERERRAEITISQGEKESRVNHSIGERQESINISEGEKIRLVNEAEGRALEITVISNATAKGLQLISEAISKKGGKEAVSLQITQEYMDALGQIFKISKTTVVPEALANIGGVFEGLSKITTKIPQVGE; from the coding sequence ATGGGCGCAACCGTCATCGTTGTATTTTTGGCCATTGTCTATATCATTAAAAAGACAATCATCATTGTTCCAGAACAAAGTGTTTATGTTAAAGAAAGATTAGGTGTGTTGAATGGGGTTTTGAAATCGGGATTTTATTTTATGATTCCATTTGTCGACCAAATTCGTTACCGACAAAACCTAAAAGAACAAACCATCGATATCGATCCGCAAGTTTGTATCACCAAGGATAACGTATCCGTCGAAGTGGATGGAGTCTTGTATTTAAAAGTTGTGGATGGAGAAAAAGCATCCTACGGAATCGATAACTTTATGTTAGCGACCACTCAACTCGCACAAACCACTCTCCGTTCCGAAATTGGTAAATTAATTTTTGATAATCTACTTTCAGAAAGAGATGAAATCAATGGTCGCGTGGTATCCAATATTGACCGTGCCACAGACCCTTGGGGAATCAAAGTCACAAGATATGAAATCCGCAATATCACGCCTCCCAAACAAATTTTACTGGAGATGGAAAACCAAATGAAATCCGAAAGGGAAAGACGAGCAGAGATCACCATCTCCCAAGGAGAAAAAGAATCTCGGGTCAATCACTCGATTGGAGAAAGACAGGAATCGATCAATATTTCCGAAGGGGAAAAGATTCGATTGGTTAACGAAGCAGAAGGACGAGCACTAGAAATCACAGTGATCTCCAATGCCACGGCCAAGGGTTTACAATTAATCTCGGAAGCCATTAGCAAAAAAGGTGGGAAAGAAGCCGTGAGTTTGCAAATCACACAAGAGTACATGGATGCCCTGGGTCAAATTTTTAAAATATCGAAAACCACAGTGGTGCCCGAAGCTCTAGCAAACATAGGTGGAGTTTTTGAAGGTCTTTCTAAAATCACAACAAAAATCCCACAGGTAGGAGAATAG
- a CDS encoding SPFH domain-containing protein: MEFVYLAFWSIVAIYLIYKIFRCIRIIPAQDVLIVERLGKYSRSLRAGFHILIPFMDRDAYYHTLKEQSIDVQPQICITHDNVQVKVDGVIYLKIIDPVRASYGIEDFQFAAIQLAQTTMRSVIGTMELDKTIGEKDLINSTIVAAIDQASEPWGIKVNRYEILNIVPPKSVLDAMEKEKKAQIAKRSQVLLSEGERDSRINRSLGFKEEAVNKSEGEKQRRINSAEGKATEIEALAVATAKGIEAIAGAISDQGGASAIKLQITKAFIHNFLHVAKENTEILVPADVMNLPNLIANLTEPRKPKA, encoded by the coding sequence ATGGAATTTGTATACTTAGCTTTTTGGTCGATCGTCGCCATTTATTTAATCTATAAAATCTTTCGCTGCATTCGGATCATTCCTGCACAGGATGTTCTTATTGTAGAACGACTTGGAAAATACTCTCGTAGTTTGCGGGCAGGATTTCATATCCTCATCCCTTTCATGGATCGTGATGCTTACTACCACACTCTCAAGGAACAATCCATAGACGTACAACCACAGATTTGTATCACGCATGACAACGTGCAGGTGAAAGTGGATGGAGTGATTTATCTAAAAATCATTGATCCGGTTCGTGCTTCTTACGGAATTGAGGACTTTCAATTTGCTGCCATCCAACTCGCACAAACTACAATGCGTTCGGTCATTGGAACTATGGAACTCGATAAAACCATCGGGGAAAAAGATTTAATCAATTCGACCATTGTGGCTGCCATTGACCAAGCCTCCGAACCTTGGGGAATCAAAGTGAATCGTTACGAGATCCTCAATATTGTTCCACCTAAGTCTGTTCTTGACGCTATGGAAAAAGAGAAAAAAGCACAGATCGCCAAACGTTCGCAGGTGCTTCTCTCCGAAGGGGAAAGAGATTCAAGAATCAACCGCTCCCTCGGTTTCAAAGAAGAAGCCGTAAACAAATCGGAAGGGGAAAAACAAAGAAGGATCAACTCTGCCGAAGGAAAGGCAACGGAAATTGAAGCTCTTGCAGTGGCAACTGCCAAAGGGATTGAAGCCATTGCCGGTGCGATCTCTGACCAAGGGGGGGCCTCTGCGATCAAACTCCAAATCACAAAGGCCTTCATCCATAACTTCCTGCATGTCGCCAAAGAAAATACGGAAATTCTTGTCCCAGCGGATGTTATGAATTTACCAAATCTCATTGCCAACTTAACAGAACCAAGAAAACCCAAAGCATAA
- a CDS encoding RNHCP domain-containing protein, translated as MSRESDLSKFQKFSKKKRFDDEDEDISFSNSQTRSFRFRSDLGEFRCVECKQMVFPPGYGTGQRNHCPNCLTSLHIDSAPGDRSANCGSKMEAISIWVRKGEWVILHRCKGCGVIHANRIGPDDNEALLLSLAAQAMAKPSFRLFEENPVEVPPDESR; from the coding sequence ATGTCACGTGAATCCGATTTATCTAAATTTCAAAAATTCTCTAAGAAAAAACGTTTTGATGACGAAGACGAGGATATTTCTTTCTCTAATTCCCAAACCAGGTCTTTTCGATTTCGTTCTGATCTGGGTGAATTTCGCTGTGTGGAATGCAAACAAATGGTCTTTCCTCCAGGATATGGTACCGGTCAGAGAAACCACTGTCCGAACTGTCTCACCAGTTTGCATATAGACTCTGCTCCAGGTGACAGATCTGCCAATTGCGGAAGTAAAATGGAAGCCATTTCCATTTGGGTCCGTAAAGGAGAGTGGGTGATCTTGCACCGTTGCAAAGGATGTGGGGTGATTCATGCCAATCGAATTGGACCAGATGATAATGAAGCTTTGTTATTATCACTCGCTGCCCAAGCTATGGCTAAACCGAGTTTCCGATTGTTTGAAGAAAATCCGGTGGAGGTTCCACCGGATGAGTCCCGTTAG
- a CDS encoding GNAT family N-acetyltransferase, with amino-acid sequence MEFESPYTLERIKNPSEDLQTDLWNRLHEFSVSKLGDPSMEKKEFFAILIKEGETLIAASLCYLFFKGLNLQLLWVAEEKRGMDLGTKLLKQIEVEALELGATLVFGYSFGFQAPKFYTKLGYEEVGKIPNYPEGQNCFFLCKKLDSDPT; translated from the coding sequence ATGGAATTTGAATCTCCTTATACTTTAGAACGGATCAAAAATCCTTCGGAAGATTTGCAAACAGATCTCTGGAATAGGCTCCATGAGTTCAGCGTATCTAAGTTAGGTGATCCTAGTATGGAGAAAAAAGAGTTTTTTGCCATCCTTATTAAAGAAGGAGAGACACTCATCGCAGCCTCCCTTTGTTATCTATTCTTTAAAGGACTAAACCTCCAACTCCTTTGGGTGGCCGAAGAAAAACGGGGGATGGATCTCGGTACCAAGTTACTCAAACAAATTGAAGTAGAGGCTCTGGAACTAGGCGCTACACTTGTCTTTGGATATTCTTTCGGGTTCCAAGCTCCCAAATTCTATACAAAACTTGGTTATGAGGAAGTGGGAAAAATTCCCAATTACCCGGAAGGACAAAACTGTTTCTTTCTCTGTAAAAAATTAGATTCTGATCCCACTTGA
- the fliN gene encoding flagellar motor switch protein FliN: MGEGSLSQEDIDALLGGFSGGGNAPAGGGSGGGGGGLDDLDALVGGGGGDDNGPSFADIAAALGPSATPSPTRSGSKSQSGSGNNTANLNLLLDVTLQLTIELGRTTMFIKDVLQLTEGTVVELDKNIGEELDILANGKLVGRGKLIILDDYYGVQITQIVDPMERLGGPAFL; this comes from the coding sequence ATGGGTGAAGGTTCACTATCACAAGAAGACATAGACGCACTACTCGGCGGATTTAGCGGAGGTGGGAACGCCCCTGCAGGTGGTGGTTCCGGAGGTGGTGGTGGGGGCCTTGATGATTTGGATGCCCTCGTTGGTGGAGGTGGTGGCGACGATAATGGTCCCTCCTTTGCAGACATTGCGGCAGCCCTTGGTCCTAGTGCGACTCCGTCTCCAACCAGGTCTGGATCCAAGTCCCAGTCCGGTTCTGGAAACAATACGGCCAACCTCAACTTACTATTAGATGTCACTCTTCAATTAACAATAGAACTCGGCCGCACTACCATGTTTATCAAAGATGTTCTCCAACTTACAGAAGGTACCGTGGTAGAATTGGATAAAAACATCGGTGAAGAACTGGATATCCTTGCAAATGGAAAACTTGTCGGTCGAGGAAAACTCATCATCTTAGATGATTATTACGGTGTTCAAATCACACAAATTGTAGATCCCATGGAAAGACTCGGTGGTCCTGCCTTTTTATAG
- a CDS encoding AAA family ATPase, producing the protein MSNSPSHPDYFKAKELFATELKNANYQFVQEKEETLFRFRTENASKDRILDCLGIVRNYIENFRIYNFEEGYLSIQALNENLFDPQKNLAGKFRIRFSFKSDLKVECSKHGDFSTKEIQAILSLFHFLKAEGQAQKDPRVLLHQLGAEVYDPHLEKAKGNDLGFDSVFGYDQVKAQILESLVFPLIKPEPFFEITKLTRRKPSPNLPRAVLFEGEPGVGKTSMAKIVSHLCGVPMVYVPIESILSKYYGESSQNLAMVFDAAALFPQCMLFLDEIDSLATSREDGLFEATRNLLSVLLRKLDGFAERSGTITIGATNRKHDLDSALLSRFDRKIYFPLPNKEERAKILEGYAKQLSGTDRQKLAEILEGASGRNLKDYCDYVERRWITKNWEKAEMLQAPGISFYLESFPDFGWKR; encoded by the coding sequence ATGTCCAATTCCCCTTCCCATCCGGATTACTTTAAAGCGAAGGAACTCTTTGCCACGGAACTTAAAAACGCAAATTACCAGTTTGTTCAGGAGAAGGAAGAGACCCTATTCCGGTTTCGCACAGAAAATGCGAGCAAAGACCGAATCCTGGACTGTTTGGGGATTGTGCGAAATTATATCGAAAATTTCCGAATCTACAATTTTGAAGAAGGATATTTAAGCATCCAAGCCTTAAACGAAAATCTTTTTGATCCACAAAAGAACCTCGCGGGTAAGTTTCGCATACGGTTTTCTTTTAAATCGGACTTAAAAGTCGAATGTTCCAAACATGGGGATTTTTCAACTAAAGAAATCCAAGCCATCTTAAGCCTTTTTCATTTTTTAAAAGCCGAAGGCCAGGCACAAAAAGATCCTCGGGTCCTCCTCCACCAACTGGGGGCCGAGGTCTATGATCCCCATTTGGAAAAAGCGAAAGGGAATGATTTAGGTTTTGATTCTGTTTTTGGTTACGACCAAGTGAAGGCCCAAATTTTAGAAAGTTTGGTTTTCCCACTGATCAAACCGGAACCTTTCTTTGAAATTACCAAACTCACTCGTAGGAAGCCAAGTCCGAACCTCCCCCGGGCTGTCCTCTTTGAAGGGGAGCCGGGAGTAGGAAAAACAAGCATGGCCAAAATTGTCTCCCATCTCTGCGGAGTTCCGATGGTCTATGTGCCGATCGAATCCATTTTAAGTAAATACTACGGCGAATCTTCCCAAAACCTGGCGATGGTTTTCGATGCTGCTGCCCTTTTCCCCCAATGTATGCTTTTTTTGGATGAAATCGATTCACTAGCCACCTCGAGGGAAGATGGACTCTTTGAGGCCACAAGAAACCTACTCAGCGTCCTCCTTCGAAAGCTAGATGGGTTTGCCGAACGAAGTGGAACCATCACGATTGGAGCCACCAACCGCAAACACGACTTGGATTCCGCACTTTTATCACGTTTTGACAGAAAGATATATTTTCCTTTGCCAAATAAGGAAGAACGTGCCAAAATTTTGGAAGGGTATGCCAAACAATTAAGCGGAACCGATCGCCAAAAACTCGCAGAAATCTTAGAAGGGGCCTCTGGCAGAAACCTAAAAGACTATTGTGACTATGTCGAACGCCGCTGGATCACAAAAAACTGGGAAAAAGCGGAAATGTTACAGGCACCAGGGATTTCCTTTTATTTGGAATCCTTCCCAGATTTTGGATGGAAACGCTAA
- the fcpB gene encoding flagellar-coiling protein FcpB, with the protein MKIKLILPILLLNFGVFAQTGSSETGSTSAGIDSTQSGKSITVTEKELDENISEVNKRLRLHTVLFKMKVKTLPHRTVPYKGKPSADGERCEATDKQEAQENTCLHLEVFDFVGSEDGRSGKNLGAKFKKMELFFEGANNADPDPRKEQPRNLTKIRTYIYQNNFLLEDKIISVIADVAPNGAPAHDDKIELFYQHDDYPVWGTPETPSEKGVGKYILANVENTKSNPIRNNFKKQFYFKNLDYFDKLFTKLFDYNDRDSNKHYKKNVEALKSSLKY; encoded by the coding sequence ATGAAAATAAAATTAATTCTCCCCATCCTTTTGCTCAACTTTGGGGTTTTCGCTCAAACTGGTAGCTCGGAAACAGGCTCAACTTCTGCAGGCATTGATTCCACTCAATCCGGTAAGTCCATCACTGTGACGGAAAAAGAACTAGATGAAAATATCTCTGAAGTAAACAAACGCCTTCGTTTGCACACAGTTCTATTTAAAATGAAAGTGAAAACACTTCCACACCGCACTGTCCCTTACAAAGGAAAACCAAGTGCTGATGGGGAAAGATGTGAAGCTACAGACAAACAAGAAGCGCAAGAAAACACTTGTTTGCATTTAGAAGTTTTTGACTTTGTTGGAAGTGAAGACGGACGTTCAGGAAAAAACTTGGGTGCCAAGTTCAAAAAAATGGAACTTTTTTTTGAAGGTGCCAATAACGCAGATCCAGATCCTAGAAAAGAACAACCACGTAACCTAACAAAAATTAGAACTTACATTTACCAAAACAACTTTTTGTTAGAAGACAAAATTATTTCTGTAATTGCAGACGTTGCACCAAACGGAGCTCCTGCACACGATGATAAAATTGAATTGTTCTACCAACATGATGACTATCCTGTTTGGGGAACTCCAGAAACTCCTTCTGAAAAAGGTGTTGGTAAATACATTCTCGCAAACGTAGAGAATACAAAATCAAACCCAATTAGAAATAATTTCAAAAAACAATTCTATTTCAAGAACTTGGACTACTTCGACAAACTGTTTACTAAGCTTTTCGATTATAACGATCGAGATTCCAATAAACATTACAAGAAAAACGTTGAAGCATTGAAGAGCTCTTTAAAATACTAA
- a CDS encoding RsmE family RNA methyltransferase, with protein MNWILVYDKEIDTNHSVHLTGDRHNHIQNILKKSVGETVQVVVPGSGNYIFRIQSTEDNSTTIQKESPLPEVLKPLEIRTFFSLPRPQTGKKLLHLSGAYGVNSLYFYATETKNKEYWTSPVYSKNSVSYLETGLSQTGNSRFPSVIQERTVSWKHFLKTWQGTVLVLDREGGNFYQNIREQNERFEETLFVFGPESGWKPEDLLFFEESKFKLVSLGKINLRTEFAYSALLHQLFSIRN; from the coding sequence TTGAACTGGATCCTTGTATACGATAAGGAAATAGATACAAACCACTCGGTCCATCTAACAGGGGATAGACACAACCACATTCAAAATATTTTGAAAAAAAGTGTCGGTGAAACTGTTCAGGTTGTGGTTCCTGGTTCTGGAAACTATATATTTCGGATTCAGTCAACCGAAGATAACTCAACGACTATACAGAAAGAAAGTCCTCTTCCCGAAGTTTTAAAACCACTCGAAATCCGAACCTTCTTTTCTCTTCCGAGGCCACAAACAGGAAAAAAGCTTTTGCATTTAAGTGGCGCTTACGGGGTGAACTCACTCTACTTTTATGCCACTGAAACTAAAAATAAGGAATATTGGACTTCGCCTGTTTACTCCAAAAATTCAGTTTCCTATTTAGAAACGGGCCTTAGCCAAACAGGGAATAGTCGATTCCCATCTGTGATTCAGGAAAGAACGGTATCTTGGAAACATTTTTTAAAAACATGGCAAGGAACCGTTTTGGTTTTAGATCGGGAAGGTGGAAATTTCTATCAAAATATTAGAGAACAAAACGAACGATTCGAAGAAACTCTCTTTGTGTTCGGACCAGAGTCTGGTTGGAAACCAGAGGACCTTTTGTTCTTTGAGGAAAGTAAATTTAAATTGGTAAGTTTAGGAAAAATCAATCTTAGAACAGAATTTGCTTACTCTGCCCTCTTACACCAATTATTTTCGATTAGAAACTAA
- a CDS encoding O-acetylhomoserine aminocarboxypropyltransferase/cysteine synthase family protein produces MPRNFKPETIALHGGQEPDPTTTSRAVPLYQTTSYVFKDTDHAARLFGLQEFGNIYTRLMNPTTDVLEKRVAALEGGVAALATASGQSAELLALLNIVETGQEIVASSSLYGGTYNLLHYTFPKLGIKVHFVDQSDPENFRKASNDKTRAFYAETLGNPKLDTLDIAAVSKVAKEVGVPLVIDNTMPSPYLVNPLKHGADIVVHSLTKFLGGHGTSIGGIIVDGGSFNWGNGKFKNFTEPDPSYHGLKFWEVFGKFEPFGGVNIAFILKARVQGLRDLGPAISPFNAWQIIQGVETLPLRMERHSANALKVAEFLTKHPKIEWVNYPGLPTDKNYATAKKYHERGLFGAIVGFEIKGGVEKAKKFIDGLELFSLLANIGDAKSLAIHPASTTHQQLTGPEQISAGVTPGFVRLSVGLENIDDILVDLEEALKNI; encoded by the coding sequence ATGCCACGTAATTTTAAACCAGAAACCATCGCACTCCACGGAGGGCAAGAACCAGACCCGACGACAACTTCGCGAGCTGTGCCTTTGTACCAAACCACATCCTATGTATTTAAAGATACGGACCACGCTGCTCGTCTTTTTGGTCTTCAAGAATTTGGGAATATTTACACCAGACTCATGAATCCAACCACTGACGTTTTAGAGAAACGAGTGGCAGCATTAGAAGGTGGTGTGGCAGCACTGGCAACGGCATCAGGCCAAAGTGCAGAACTGTTAGCTCTTTTGAATATCGTAGAAACTGGACAAGAAATTGTTGCCTCGTCATCACTCTATGGTGGGACTTATAATCTACTCCACTATACTTTTCCAAAACTGGGAATTAAAGTACACTTCGTTGACCAATCAGACCCAGAAAACTTCCGTAAAGCATCAAATGACAAAACAAGAGCTTTCTACGCAGAAACTTTAGGAAATCCCAAACTAGACACACTCGACATTGCAGCGGTGAGTAAAGTTGCTAAAGAAGTCGGAGTTCCGTTAGTGATTGATAACACAATGCCATCTCCTTATTTAGTGAACCCATTGAAACATGGAGCTGATATTGTTGTTCACTCTCTCACAAAATTCCTGGGAGGACATGGAACATCCATTGGTGGGATCATCGTCGATGGTGGTAGTTTCAATTGGGGAAATGGAAAGTTTAAGAATTTTACAGAACCAGATCCTTCTTACCACGGACTTAAATTTTGGGAAGTATTTGGGAAGTTCGAACCTTTTGGTGGAGTGAACATTGCTTTTATTTTAAAAGCGAGAGTGCAAGGTCTAAGAGATCTTGGTCCTGCCATTTCCCCATTCAATGCATGGCAAATCATCCAAGGTGTGGAAACACTTCCTCTCCGTATGGAACGCCATTCCGCAAATGCTCTAAAAGTCGCCGAATTTTTAACCAAACATCCTAAGATTGAATGGGTAAATTACCCAGGACTTCCTACAGACAAAAACTATGCTACTGCTAAAAAGTATCATGAACGTGGACTCTTTGGGGCCATCGTAGGATTTGAAATCAAAGGTGGTGTAGAAAAGGCTAAAAAATTCATCGATGGACTAGAACTTTTCAGTCTCCTTGCTAACATTGGTGATGCGAAGTCTCTTGCCATCCATCCAGCATCTACAACTCACCAACAATTAACTGGGCCTGAACAAATTTCTGCGGGAGTGACACCTGGATTTGTTCGTTTGAGTGTTGGACTCGAAAACATTGATGACATTCTGGTAGACTTGGAAGAGGCATTAAAAAATATCTGA
- the metX gene encoding homoserine O-acetyltransferase MetX — MPTSEQNEFSHGSVGVVQTQVVRFESFTLEGGETITPLEIAYETYGTLNEKKDNAILVCHALSGDAHAAGFHEGDKRPGYWDYYIGPGKAFDTNRYFIISSNVIGGCKGSSGPLTINGKNGKPFQSTFPFVSIGDMVGAQEKLISSFGIHKLFAVAGGSMGGMQALQWSVAYPDRLKNCIVMASSSEHSAQQIAFNEVGRQAILSDPNWNQGLYTQENRPSKGLALARMMGHITYLSDEMMREKFGRKPPKGNIQSTDFAVGSYLIYQGESFVDRFDANSYIYVTKALDHFSLGTGKELTKVLSKVRCRFLVVAYTSDWLYPPYQSEEIVKSLEVNAVPVSFVELNNPAGHDSFLLPSEQQDSILRDFLSSTDEGVFL; from the coding sequence ATGCCTACCTCCGAACAGAACGAGTTTTCCCACGGATCCGTAGGTGTCGTACAGACGCAAGTTGTCAGATTTGAATCTTTCACCTTAGAGGGGGGTGAGACCATCACTCCTCTCGAAATTGCCTATGAAACCTACGGCACTCTGAACGAGAAAAAAGACAATGCCATTCTGGTTTGTCATGCCCTTTCGGGAGATGCACATGCCGCTGGCTTCCATGAGGGTGACAAACGACCCGGTTACTGGGACTATTACATCGGACCAGGCAAAGCATTTGATACCAATCGTTACTTTATCATTTCTTCAAATGTGATTGGAGGCTGTAAGGGATCAAGTGGCCCACTCACAATTAACGGAAAAAATGGTAAACCATTTCAATCCACATTTCCTTTTGTCTCCATTGGAGATATGGTAGGTGCTCAGGAAAAATTAATCAGTTCTTTTGGGATCCACAAACTATTTGCAGTGGCTGGTGGTTCGATGGGAGGAATGCAAGCTTTGCAATGGTCAGTCGCTTATCCTGACCGACTCAAAAATTGTATTGTAATGGCCTCTTCTTCCGAACACTCTGCCCAACAAATTGCCTTTAATGAAGTGGGAAGACAAGCGATACTTTCTGATCCGAATTGGAATCAAGGTTTGTACACTCAAGAAAATAGACCGTCCAAGGGACTAGCACTAGCTCGGATGATGGGACACATCACTTACTTAAGTGATGAAATGATGCGAGAAAAATTTGGTCGTAAACCACCCAAGGGTAATATCCAATCTACAGATTTTGCTGTCGGAAGTTATTTGATCTACCAAGGAGAATCCTTTGTGGACCGATTCGATGCCAATTCTTATATTTATGTAACCAAAGCTCTGGATCACTTCAGTTTGGGAACAGGAAAAGAACTAACAAAAGTTCTATCGAAGGTTAGGTGCCGATTTTTGGTGGTTGCATACACTTCGGACTGGCTTTATCCCCCTTACCAATCGGAAGAAATTGTAAAGTCTTTAGAGGTCAATGCAGTTCCCGTTAGTTTTGTAGAACTCAACAATCCCGCCGGACACGATAGTTTTTTATTACCAAGTGAACAACAAGACTCCATACTCAGAGATTTTTTAAGTTCCACGGACGAAGGAGTTTTCCTTTGA
- the metW gene encoding methionine biosynthesis protein MetW: MNIHTNEALGLDLKNRPDISYIANLIKPGERVLDLGCGYGELMLILKNKGVRVQGIEKDDKCIIQCVKKSLYVHHGDIDDGLKHHLDHSFDFVILNQTIQQTLNPGEIIKECLRIGKQVIIVFPNFSHWQIRSSILLSGKTPVTDLMPFHWYDTPNLHYLSGQDFEDFCDFERIKVLHRAFFNRTRQIKLFPNLFATLALFVIRA, from the coding sequence TTGAATATCCATACCAATGAAGCTCTAGGTTTAGATTTAAAAAATCGACCAGACATTTCCTACATAGCCAATTTAATCAAACCAGGAGAAAGAGTTTTGGATCTTGGTTGTGGTTACGGCGAACTGATGTTAATCCTAAAAAACAAAGGGGTTCGAGTACAGGGTATTGAAAAAGACGATAAATGCATCATCCAATGTGTAAAAAAAAGTTTGTATGTGCATCATGGAGATATTGATGACGGACTAAAACACCACTTGGATCATAGTTTTGATTTTGTCATTCTCAACCAAACCATACAACAGACGTTAAATCCAGGTGAGATCATCAAAGAATGTTTGCGGATTGGAAAACAAGTAATTATCGTTTTCCCAAATTTTTCTCACTGGCAAATTCGTTCCTCAATCCTTCTCAGTGGGAAAACCCCTGTCACGGACCTTATGCCCTTCCATTGGTATGACACACCGAACCTACACTACTTGTCAGGTCAGGACTTTGAAGATTTTTGTGACTTTGAACGAATTAAAGTTTTGCACAGAGCATTTTTTAACAGAACCAGACAAATCAAATTGTTTCCCAATTTATTTGCAACATTGGCCTTGTTTGTAATTCGAGCTTAA